In the Purpureocillium takamizusanense chromosome 5, complete sequence genome, one interval contains:
- a CDS encoding uncharacterized protein (EggNog:ENOG503PHCQ), translating to MGPPRTRAQRLAAQQAARSRFREGSMGDRVSAAPPVDFIFGPGEREALEKPVFGFAAGADEKRLGGGGSGDNDAERRNPHPEWRQQQEEEEKLQPQPPHQQQPPAAAPQPPDGRRKALLGQMWEGLRGRLRLRRDPGADADAAAATMGRKRRAESKDDGVNGNCHTNAQATQPPLGPLGAMALGGDRPTREEVYANYHQLVASGFFSSHAIHSTRRPGPSQHQQQDQQRPATSHDARSPNHARYDPPQWPLAMPAAPANASLLMTPQPPRGGPSPICSPASAASSRGTKRAAEDDDDDGGDGDDRGSAHVDAMTGVMRGSNVPPAAAAPPDEDASTLAHRFLPKRLRKSASRDISLPKLRAVTTRRGFAGGRRSISMVAEMAGGSTTTTTIASRAAAEQQHQVGTKHGANKPAKRVPGSSFPNASILAADPSSSSSSLAPPRRQQTQSLRSRHAGDDDVATAAAAIMPGAFFTGGPSAQRQTSARSLRSKAAAVAGATSSSSSAALSAAAAHATAMAATQGGPLSVVPDANRGIPNVPAIPAKFTYGEDRENGVPWRGLRR from the coding sequence ATGGGCCCGCCACGCAcccgcgcccagcgcctcgccgcccagcaggccgcccgcagccgctTCCGCGAGGGCTCCATGGGCGACCGCGTGTCGGCCGCCCCGCCCGTCGACTTCATCTTTGGGcccggcgagcgcgaggccctgGAGAAGCCCGTCTTTGGAttcgctgctggtgctgatgagAAgcgtctgggcggcggcggcagcggcgacaacgacgcggAGCGGCGGAACCCGCATCCTGAgtggcggcaacaacaagaagaagaagagaaacTGCAACCACAGCCACCACATCAGCAAcaaccgccggcggcggcgccgcaaccGCCCGACGGAAGACgcaaggccctgctcggccagATGTGGGAGGGCCTACGCGGCAGGCTCAGGCTGAGGAGGGACCCCGGAgcagacgccgacgccgcggcggcgacgatgggccGCAAGAGACGCGCGGAGAgcaaagacgacggcgtcaacggcaacTGCCATACCAACGCACAGGCCACGCAGCCGCCTTTGGGACCTCTcggggccatggcgctcggcggcgaccggccCACGCGCGAAGAGGTCTACGCCAACTACCACCAGCTCGTCGCGAGcggcttcttctccagccACGCCATACACTCGACGCGTCGGCCCGGGCCctcgcagcaccagcaacaggACCAGCAgaggcccgcgacgtcgcACGATGCCCGCTCGCCGAACCACGCGCGCTACGACCCCCCGCAGTGGCCGCTCGCCATGCCCGCGGCCCCAGCGAATGCGTCGCTGCTGatgacgccgcagccgccgcgtggcgggccgtcgcccatATGCTCccctgccagcgccgcctcgtctcgcgggaccaagcgcgccgccgaggacgatgacgacgacggcggtgacggcgacgacaggggCAGCGCCCATGTCGATGCCATGACGGGCGTCATGCGAGGTAGCAACGtcccgcctgctgctgcggcaccCCCCGATGAGGACGCGTCGACCCTCGCGCACCGGTTCCTGCCCAAGCGCCTGCGCAAGTCAGCCAGCAGGGACATTTCCCTGCCTAAACTGCGCGCCGTGACCACGCGTCGGGGTTTTGCGggaggccgccgcagcatctCCATGgtcgccgagatggccggcggctccaccaccacgacgaccatcGCCAGCCGTGCCGCGGCAGAACAACAACATCAGGTCGGAACCAAGCACGGCGCCAACAAGCCCGCCAAGCGCGTCCCCGGAAGCTCCTTTCCCAACGCcagcatcctcgccgccgacccatcctcctcctcttcctccttggcgccccctcggcggcagcagacgCAGTCCCTCCGCAGTAGGCACgcgggtgacgacgacgttgccaccgccgccgccgccatcatgccgGGCGCCTTCTTCACCGGCGGTCCGTCAGCCCAGCGGCAGACCAGCGCCCGCAGCCTGCGCtccaaagcagcagcagtagcaggcgccacatcatcatcgtcatcagctGCCCTttccgcagcggcggcgcacgccACTGCCATGGCTGCCACGCAAGGCGGCCCGCTCAGCGTCGTGCCCGACGCCAACAGGGGCATCCCCAACGTGCCCGCCATACCCGCCAAGTTCACCTACGGCGAGGACAGGGAGAATGGCGTGCCCTGGCGCGGCCTGCGGCGGTAG
- the SPT23 gene encoding SPT3 Dosage dependent suppressor of Ty-induced promoter mutations-like protein (COG:K~EggNog:ENOG503P07N~TransMembrane:1 (o1348-1367i)), with protein sequence MSSAAGKATGDPVIAGAGMPSGDYHDYDDEFGASNPFDFSNSPDTLQSLETIGTNESKNFLNPQELTASAPEALPDSPNELYHDSSSESASSTKRAGSSASTKTPATTADTAMEDGKDVKMEWTNADYSAFDDEDNSFAFGREEDASVMMDAMYGFGEHDDTFMDRSFDFEGASSSPEAAAGSQINMPSPGMPTIKTTSPKKTAQPNRAKSANHKKQVSQYSMASSVNGAKTAASREVSPMSAMVTSHNSSPANTFFNSPSPGAGQDFNRAMGGNAVWPNRMDMAGHANGRPVSIPFGAPAPMPQQQAAMYNAAPFNFTGGYELRIMPTPLKSRVETQIPIKMTLSPLPPGVTKLHLPAHTISKPKLLTKPPPERSPDTLELHVTLVCTSAMEQSGMKQKALDRASKLPQRHLPDLDDENSPQNGGDVRICQGCITRERKRAARKKIKKPDEEKLWSLDEERRVIVFNTQEVKEWQPLSGVMDPNGRPETVVSNRAMQIDAPMRIACYCRHHNEKMGFNVIFTIKDFQDRVIAQAMSNPIMITDDHKTHPMTQASSQPMSEAVTSSTAAQDPAATSLGPPSQNGGHHMSPSASDHHAAQRNGQSPSYAASASGKTTPTMSIATAPTRTMSRPPSPSQGGPLAKKRKSSGSGTRVPNGLTMTRLETSPPPGSQTASAQLSTATSPFSPNPAAFPQMEQMFGQQPFANGPPTPGSGDQVPFFANNRSASMDNLAMAQLYSAPTSSHPSRAPSPNGLRNGVAIPQNQFAQSLSSSLFALPMGVHQNRPPPMIHKIIPNEGPKMGGIEVTVLGQGFFQGLEVWFGDQKATTTTYWGDSSLVCLLPPSPVAGAVAVTFKHQGVPGAQSFTMGKEPPIFKYIDDNEDKLIRTALSVLGHKMSGQMVDVSDLARRILNDGSSTWGAGPSGGQSSGGPGFNHAASHEHLESQLLKVLDLIDLDDSTHKTRLDLKRPTGHTMLHLACSLGYHRFVAALLARGANPDARDKGGFTPLHVAAINNHPEIVRRLMLVGADPTMRSLSSLTAADVAQSRQVLRAIRQSERHARSFSGGSLHSRTSSATSLRSLWEPMTRAHTHEEPIAVDDGEESPEYTSGDFEDEDPDEDMYLHMRRQSRARGDLDSTDHLGDDSDEEVRGPGSPTTQFAALKDQLQQQFHQLQQSMALHLQSLPQMPQIPTFPGMPLLPDYQAYLQQAPFMRRMQQLMPGGSGGRPGSQDAGNPKMDSRWWDLSSYMQNGAQAPPAYEDIFGRQDADTKQESAIRAAADAEADIKCTTLYDQPPTSTSAATEAKTITRATSPGVLKIGRKNAITKEQQEQFLAAHEKKLKNLSSDRNLFFIWIPLLLVMVCAMLYSYFPSLFPFLWSSARALVQVGQTQVARLIPQGTGAPPVEV encoded by the exons ATGTCATCTGCGGCAGGTAAAGCCACCGGGGACCCTGTTATCGCGGGAGCGGGAATGCCCAGTGGCGACTATCACGACTACGACGATGAGTTCGGCGCCTCGAACCCCTTCGATTTTTCCAACAGCCCAGACACCCTGCAGAGTCTGGAGACGATAGGGACCAACGAGAGCAAGAACTTTCTCAACCCCCAGGAGTTGACGGCCTCCGCACCCGAGGCCCTCCCCGACTCCCCTAACGAGTTGTACCACGACTCTTCATCCGAATCGGCTTCCTCCACGAAGAGGGCCGGCAGCTCTGCATCCACcaagacgccggcgacgaccgccgaCACGGCGATGGAGGATGGCAAGGACGTCAAGATGGAGTGGACCAACGCCGACTACAGCGCGTTTGACGATGAGGACAACTCCTTCGCCTTTGGCCGCGAGGAAGATGCCTCCGTCATGATGGACGCCATGTACGGCTTCGGCGAACACGACGATACCTTCATGGATCGCTCGTTCGATTTTGAAggcgcctcgagcagccCCGAAGCCGCGGCCGGTTCCCAGATAAATATGCCATCACCGGGTATGCCCACCATCAAGACTACCAGCCCCAAGAAAACTGCTCAGCCAAATCGGGCGAAGTCGGCGAATCACAAGAAACAGGTCTCA CAATATtcgatggcctcgtccgtcAATGGAGCCAAGACAGCCGCCTCGAGGGAAGTCTCTCccatgtcggccatggtgacCAGCCACAATTCTTCCCCCGCAAATACATTCTTCAACTCCCCGTCTCCCGGTGCGGGCCAAGACTTCAATAGGGCCATGGGCGGTAACGCCGTGTGGCCGAACCGAATGGACATGGCCGGGCACGCGAACGGGCGGCCCGTCTCCATTCCGTTTggagcgcccgcgccgatgCCACAACAGCAGGCTGCCATGTACAACGCGGCGCCTTTTAACTTCACCGGAGGCTACGAGTTGAGAAtcatgccgacgccgctcaAATCACGAGTCGAGACTCAGATCCCCATCAAGATGACACTCTCGCCATTGCCTCCCGGAGTCACGAAGCTGCACCTCCCGGCTCACACGATATCTAAGCCGAAGCTTCTGACAAAGCCGCCTCCCGAGAGGTCCCCCGACACGCTGGAACTGCACGTCACTCTGGTCTGCACGAGCGCCATGGAGCAGTCGGGAATGAAGCAAAAGGCATTGGACAGAGCCAGCAAGTTGCCGCAGCGTCATTTGCCCGACCTGGACGACGAAAACTCGCCACAAAATGGCGGTGACGTTCGCATCTGCCAGGGTTGCATCACCAGAGAACGGAAGAGAGCGGCACGAAAGAAGATCAAGAAGCCAGACGAAGAGAAGCTCTGGAGCCTTGACGAGGAACGCcgcgtcatcgtcttcaacACGCAGGAGGTGAAGGAGTGGCAGCCTCTGAGCGGCGTCATGGACCCTAACGGGCGGCCAGAGACGGTGGTATCTAATCGCGCTATGCAGATTGACGCGCCGATGCGTATCGCGTGCTACTGTCGACACCATAACGAGAAGATGGGTTTCAACGTCATCTTCACCATTAAAGACTTCCAGGACCGGGTCATCGCGCAGGCAATGTCTAACCCAATCATGATCACCGATGACCACAAGACACATCCCATGACGCAAGCTTCCTCGCAGCCCATGTCTGAGGCCGTCACATCTTCGACGGCAGCTCAagaccccgccgccaccagcctcGGGCCGCCTTCGCAAAATGGCGGTCATCACATGTCACCATCCGCCAGCGACCACCATGCGGCCCAGCGCAACGGCCAATCTCCGTCATATGCAGCTTCAGCCTCGGGCAAGACAACGCCAACTATGAGcatcgcgacggcgccgacccgAACCAtgtcacggccgccgtctccaaGTCAGGGCGGGCCGTTGGCAAAGAAGAGGAAGTCTAGCGGAAGCGGAACGCGAGTACCTAACGGATTGACGATGACAAGACTGGAGAcgtccccgccccccggctcTCAGACTGCCAGCGCCCAgctgtcgacggccacgtctCCCTTCTCCCCGAACCCGGCTGCCTTCCCGCAAATGGAGCAGATGTTCGGCCAGCAGCCATTTGCCAATGGGCCGCCCAcacccggcagcggcgaccaGGTCCCGTTCTTTGCCAACAATAGGTCGGCTAGCATGGATAAcctggccatggcccagcTGTACTCTGCGCCGACGTCAAGTCACCCCAGCCGGGCCCCAAGCCCCAACGGCCTGCGTAATGGCGTTGCTATCCCCCAGAACCAGTTTGCACAATCgctgagcagcagcctcttCGCTCTACCGATGGGGGTCCACCAGAACCGGCCTCCTCCTATGATTCACAAGATCATCCCGAACGAGGGCCCTAAGATGGGCGGTATCGAAGTCACCGTGCTGGGACAAGGTTTCTTCCAAGGGTTGGAAGTCTGGTTTGGTGACCAGAAggccaccacgacgactTACTGGGGTGATTCGTCTCTCGTATGTctgctgcccccctcccctgtgGCTGGGGCAGTGGCGGTCACTTTCAAGCACCAAGGCGTTCCAGGTGCCCAGAGCTTTACTATGGGCAAGGAGCCGCCCATCTTCAAATacatcgacgacaacgaggacAAGCTCATCAGAACGGCGCTGTCTGTGTTGGGTCACAAGATGTCTGGCCAGATGGTCGATGTCAGCGATTTGGCACGACGAATTCTCAACGACGGCAGCTCGACGTGGGGTGCCGGGCCTTCGGGCGGACAGTCGAGTGGCGGACCCGGCTTCAACCACGCAGCCTCCCACGAACACCTCGAGTCACAGCTCCTCAAGGTTCTCGACCTGATCGATCTCGACGACAGCACTCACAAGACCCGCCTGGACTTGAAGCGACCAACTGGGCACACGATGCTGCATCTGGCATGCTCGCTCGGCTACCACCGATTCGTCGCGGCGCTTCTCGCTAGGGGGGCGAACCCTGACGCTCGGGACAAGGGCGGCTTCACGCCGCTACACGTAGCTGCGATCAACAACCACCCCGAGATTGTCAGGCGCTTGATGCTTGTTGGGGCCGACCCGACCATGAGGAGTCTGTCCAGCCTCACGGCtgccgacgtcgcgcagTCACGACAGGTGCTGCGCGCCATTCGCCAGTCCGAGCGCCACGCTCGGTCGTTCAGCGGTGGCTCTCTGCACAGCCGAACGAGCAGCGCCACATCGTTGCGTTCACTCTGGGAGCCGATGACCAGAGCTCACACACACGAGGAGCCAAtcgctgtcgacgacggcgaggagagTCCCGAGTACACCTCTGGGGACTTTGAAGACGAGGACCCTGACGAGGATATGTACCTCCACATGCGGCGACAGAGCCGGGCGAGAGGTGATCTGGACAGTACTGACCATCTTGGAgacgactcggacgaggaaGTCCGTGGGCCTgggtcgccgacgacacaGTTCGCGGCCCTGAAAGACCAATTGCAACAGCAATTCCACCAGCTTCAGCAGTCGATGGCACTGCATCTCCAGAGCCTTCCACAGATGCCGCAGATTCCAACCTTCCCCGGCATGCCGTTGCTGCCCGACTATCAAGCGTACCTCCAGCAGGCTCCGTTCATGCGTCGCATGCAGCAGCTAATGCCGGGTGGATCCGGTGGCCGTCCAGGCTCGCAGGACGCCGGAAATCCCAAGATGGACAGCCGCTGGTGGGACCTCAGCTCTTACATGCAGAATGGCGCCCAAGCGCCCCCCGCATACGAGGACATTTTTGGGCGGCAGGATGCCGACACGAAGCAGGAGTCGGCGAttcgcgcggccgccgatgcAGAGGCAGACATCAAGTGCACAACCTTGTACGATCAGCCACCTACATCTACCTCTGCGGCGACCGAGGCAAAGACGATCACACGGGCAACGTCACCCGGGGTGTTGAAGATTGGACGCAAGAACGCCATCACCAAAGAGCAACAAGAACAGTTCCTTGCGGCACACGAAAAGAAGCTGAAGAATCTCAGCAGTGACCGGAACTTGTTCTTTATCTGG ATACCTCTCCTCTTGGTCATGGTTTGCGCCATGCTTTACAGCTACTTCCCCTCGCTTTTCCCTTTCCTGTGGTCGTCTGCGCGTGCATTGGTCCAGGTCGGGCAAACGCAGGTCGCACGCCTGATCCCGCAAGGGACGGGAGCGCCACCCGTTGAGGTATAA
- the VEL1 gene encoding velum formation- protein (COG:K~EggNog:ENOG503Q3V0), translating into MATPASIPTNPSRDSVQRMQRITRENRSLWYQLTVLQQPERARACGSGMKANSDRRPVDPPPVVELRIIEGPSVEEGKEITFDYNANFFLYASLEQARTMAHGRVQTPAASNPPILTGVPASGMAYLDRPSEAGYFIFPDLSVRHEGYFRLSFSLFETTKEEKDFDLKPPADGDMPPGVDWRMEIKTQPFNVFSAKKFPGLMESTQLSKTVADQGCRVRIRRDVRMRKRDSKSSGYDRRDEEYSRRRTVTPAPDDPHGIRARSLSNSSEHRVPYGADAVRRPSMADPYSLPPPPPAYEQAQPPSRGGHLSFGDASASHYAPSRPYPHPTAMPAPPMSPSGPYPLSSQSPYSYHHGRASTSTAMSSTCPSPALSIKQEPYDRTSGTYVPPSPSVYHPTDRHSRRDSHMSYTVATPILPAPAPRAPTPASTRPHPAPLKIAALMSPLPPIEAQTEPIALPPVLPTGSKRKHDYVFQQSAQPLHHGQRQVDPHLGGHRRIAHDQDVEQGMYSRADGKVGVVHFGGWQT; encoded by the exons ATGGCGACTCCGGCCTCTATCCCCACAAATCCCTCGCGGGACTCGGTCCAGCGTATGCAGCGCATCACGAGGGAAAACCGCAGCTTGTGGTATCAGTTGACGGTTCTCCAACAGCCGGAGCGTGCTCGAGCGTGCGGCTCGGGCATGAAAG CTAATAGCGATCGTCGTCCAGTCGATCCTCCGCCCGTCGTTGAGCTGCGCATCATTGAAGGCCCCtcggtggaggagggcaaggaaATCACCTTCGACTACAATGCCAACTTCTTCCTCTACGCCAGCCTCGAACAGGCTCGCACCATGGCTCATGGCCGCGTCCAGACCCCCGCTGCCAGCAACCCCCCGATCCTCACCGGCGTCCCAGCCTCGGGCATGGCCTACCTCGATCGACCTTCCGAGGCCGGATACTTCATCTTTCCCGATCTTTCCGTCCGACACGAGGGCTACTTCCGCCTATCCTTCAGCCTGTTCGAGACAACCAAGGAGGAAAAGGACTTTGATCTGAAACCGCCTGCCGACGGTGATATGCCTCCGGGTGTTGACTGGCGGATGGAGATCAAGACGCAGCCGTTCAACGTCTTTAGCGCCAAGAAGTTCCCGGGACTCATGGAAAGCACGCAGCTGAGTAAGACGGTCGCGGACCAGGGCTGCCGGGTTCGCATCCGGCGTGACGTGCGCATGAGGAAGCGCGACAGCAAATCGAGCGGGTACGACAGGAGGGACGAAGAATATTCACGCCGCAGGAccgtgacgccggcgcccgacGATCCCCACGGCATCCGCGCCCGGTCACTCAGCAACTCAAGTGAACACCGCGTTCCATACGGCGCAGACGCGGTCAGGCGGCCGTCAATGGCAGATCCGTATTCGCtccccccgcctccgccggcgtACGAGCAAGCACAGCCTCCTAGCCGCGGAGGGCACCTCTCGTTTGGAGACGCATCCGCCTCGCATTACGCGCCCTCTCGTCCTTATCCTCACCCGACCGCtatgccggcgccgccaatgTCTCCCAGCGGGCCGTACCCCTTGTCGTCGCAATCTCCATATAGTTATCACCATGGCCGGGCCTCGACCTCCACGGCCATGAGCTCAACGTGCCCTTCGCCGGCCCTGTCGATTAAGCAGGAGCCATACGACAGGACATCAGGGACCTATGTTCCGCCGTCACCTTCGGTGTACCATCCGACGGATAGACACTCGCGGAGAGACTCACACATGTCATATACAGTGGCGACGCCGATATTGCCCGCACCAGCACCGagagcgccgacgcccgcgtcgacccggccgcaTCCGGCTCCTCTCAAGATTGCGGCTTTGATGTCTCCGTTGCCGCCTATAGAGGCGCAGACGGAACCGATAGCGCTGCCTCCCGTGTTGCCCACTGGTTCCAAGCGGAAGCACGACTACGTGTTCCAGCAGTCGGCCCAGCCGCTTCACCACGGGCAGCGCCAGGTGGATCCCCATCTGGGAGGGCACAGACGGATCGCGCACGACCAAGACGTGGAGCAGGGAATGTACTCGCGTGCGGACGGCAAGGTTGGTGTGGTTCACTTTGGCGGCTGGCAAACATAG